Proteins found in one Oreochromis niloticus isolate F11D_XX linkage group LG22, O_niloticus_UMD_NMBU, whole genome shotgun sequence genomic segment:
- the cap1 gene encoding adenylyl cyclase-associated protein 1 — MAELASLVQRLEVAVGRLEAMSGPGGSAGGSDGGAVSAYVERFDEIVKGPLAEYLSLSQKIGGDVQKHAEMMKQGFATERLLLIKASTSQKPSDAVLTTLLQPVSSVIQQVQAFREQNRSSPLFNHLSAVSESVPALGWVAMAPKPGPYVKEMQDAATFYTNRVLKDYKDKDKVHVDWVKAYISIWTALQHYIKEHHTTGLTWSKTGAVASAGAAPHSAPAGGPPPPPPGPPPPADLSGPAGGSGDAGADNRNALFASLNKGSDITRGLKHVSDDQKTHKNPNLRSQGAPVRSGPKPFASSATRPAASATPTRTLPPVLELEGKKWKVENHEGAQNLVISDTELKQVVYAFKCNKSTLQVKGKINSITLDNCKKMGLVFDDVVGIVEIINCKDVKVQVMGKVPTISINKTDGCHVYLSQDSLKCEIISAKSSEMNVLVPNKDGEFTEIPVPEQFKTVWDGSKLVTTATEIAG, encoded by the exons ATGGCAGAGTTGGCGAGTCTGGTGCAGCGGCTGGAGGTGGCGGTGGGCCGTCTGGAGGCCATGTCAGGCCCTGGAGGCAGCGCTGGAGGTTCAGATGGAGGAG CTGTATCTGCGTACGTCGAGCGCTTTGATGAGATCGTCAAGGGTCCTCTGGCGGAGTACCTCTCCCTCAGCCAGAAGATAGGGGGCGACGTCCAGAAACAT GCAGAAATGATGAAGCAGGGGTTTGCCACTGAGAGACTGCTTCTCATCAAAGCCTCCACTTCCCAGAAGCCCTCTGAT GCAGTTTTGACGACTCTCCTGCAGCCCGTGTCCAGCGTGATCCAGCAGGTGCAGGCGTTTCGGGAGCAGAACCGCAGCTCGCCGCTGTTCAACCACCTCTCCGCTGTCAGCGAGAGCGTGCCTGCCCTTGGATGGGTCGCCATG GCTCCCAAACCGGGCCCATACGTTAAGGAGATGCAGGACGCCGCCACGTTCTACACCAACCGTGTGCTGAAGGACTACAAGGACAA ggacaaggtgcacgtGGACTGGGTGAAAGCCTACATCTCCATCTGGACTGCGTTGCAGCATTACATCAAAGAGCACCACACCACCGGACTGACCTGGAGCAAGACT gGTGCAGTAGCTTCAGCTGGTGCTGCTCCACACAGCGCTCCTGCTGGCGGTCCTCCCCCACCACCCCCTGGACCCCCTCCTCCCGCTGACCTGAGCGGACCCGCTGGTGGCAGTGGGGACGCAGGCGCTGATAATCGGAACGCCCTGTTCGCCTCCCTCAACAAGGGCTCTGACATCACCCGGG GCCTAAAGCATGTGTCCGATGACCAGAAGACCCACAAGAACCCCAACCTGAGGAGTCAGGGCGCTCCGGTGCGCTCTGGACCAAAACCCTTCGCTTCAAGCGCCACCAGACCTGCTGCATCCGCCACACCAACCCGTACGCTCCCCCCTGTGCTGGAGCTGGAAGGAAAGAAGTGGAAAGTG GAGAACCACGAGGGCGCTCAGAACCTGGTGATCAGCGACACTGAGCTGAAGCAAGTGGTTTATGCTTTCAAGTGTAACAAGAGCACCCTGCAGGTCAAGGGCAAAATCAACTCCATTACTTTAG ACAACTGTAAGAAAATGGGCCTGGTGTTTGATGACGTCGTGGGCATCGTGGAGATCATTAACTGCAAGGATGTCAAGGTCCAG gtTATGGGGAAGGTCCCAACTATCTCCATCAACAAGACAGATGGCTGCCACGTTTATCTGAGCCAGGACTCTCTGAAGTGTGAGATCATCAGCGCCAAGAGCTCAGAGATGAATGTGCTGGTACCCAACAAAGACGGAGAGTTT ACGGAGATCCCTGTACCCGAGCAGTTCAAAACCGTCTGGGACGGCAGTAAGCTCGTCACCACAGCAACAGAGATCGCCGGATAA